Within Anopheles nili chromosome 3, idAnoNiliSN_F5_01, whole genome shotgun sequence, the genomic segment TCGAGCCGGACAGCACGCGCTAGCGCGCATGTCCCTTATCCGTATCATTGCTCACCACCAATTACGACCGCTACCGCTAATCACGGTCGGTATCTAATCACGGTTCAACGAAATCGAAGCTGTGCAGCGTCAGTGTGAAATCAGTGCAGTTTTCCCCATACCACGGATGCCATTTCGTAACCGCATTTTAGGCACCATCATTGCTGGGCTGCTGCAGTACACACCGTTGCGGCTGATAAGTAAATCCACTTCCGTCTTTAGATCGAACACGGGTGGGAGGAGAATCGAGCGCGCCCTATCACTCCCGAGGCTGCTGATTGCGGGAGATAAGCGCCCAAATGTAAAGGGCTCCAAAAATTGGGCTCGAAAACGCGCGCTTAGTATCGATCCAGCGTTCGGTAGCAATGCAGTGGGTAGTGTTTGTCGTTTGTTGCTTGGCTGTTGGTGAGTTAGCCTTTACAAACCCACcaagcgatcgtgcgatcatgCAGGTTTGATCTTACTTCCTTTCAGCCATTCCTCGCGTTCGAGCGGAAACCGCAGTTGATGAAGAGAGATCACCTCGATTGATCGGTGGAACGAACGCACCATGGGGCCAGTTCCCGTCGGCGGTGTCGATCAACACCACGTACAATCTGCACTGCGGCGGCTCGGTTGTTGACCGGCAGCATGTCCTTACGGCAGCCCAGTGCGTGTTCAACGCGAATCAGCGACTGATCGATCCGTACTGGATCACCGTTCGAGCTGGTGATATTGCGCTTGCACCGGTAGGAGCTCGCAGGCAAACACGCCGTGTTTCGCACATCTTTGTGCATCCGCAGTTTAACATCCGCACGCTCGAGCACGACGTTGCTGTACTGCGAGTAGACCGTCCGTTTGATCTGCCTTCGAACACGATCAACGTAGCCAACAGGACGCGCCGGATTGTCCCGAATGGTGCCGCCTGTCAGTTCGCAGGCTGGGGTGCCTCAACGAATGCGGTGACTGCACCGGTGAATGTGTTGCAGCGCTTCTTGCCGATGACGGTGAACGATCGGAATACGTGCAATCAGGGCACGATGCACGCCGGACGCGTCCTTGAGAGTCACTTGTGCGCGGGTAACACGGCTGCATCGAACAACGCTGCACCGTGCTTTGGAAATGCCGGCACCGGGTTGTACTGCGAGCGAGCACTTGTCGGGTTGCTGTCGTTTGGCATCAACTGTGGGTTGGCCAACAACCCACCGGTGTTCACGCAGGTGCGCTTCTATAATAGATGGATCGAGCAGCAGTTCAACCAGACGCAGAGTCTGCAACCGGGTTGGACACCGGCCGTTTTGTAACGGAGCTGTTAGTCGGACAGACTGAGAAAGATCACGAATAAAAGCATTCAAGAGGGacgttttgcgtgcgtgcgttttttcaTTAGTCGATTGCGAGAAATGACAATTGAAACAGGATGGGCTGGCTTAAAAAGACAATATTCTCGATAAAGAAAGTCCTCTGAAAGGTTGGCGCTTTATAGCTGGTCATTTGAAGTCCTTTTCGAATGATCGAAAAAGACGAAACGCAACCATTTTGTATGTCCTTTTAACTTTTCTTCAcatttgttcaaaaataagaacaaaaaagatggAATATTGAGAAAATGTGTGCTTTAAATAGGACTATCTGGCATAATAAGAGAAGATACTTATTTCGACATGTTCTCTGAAATATTTATTCcattcgaacgaaacgaaatgaataaatgaaatcCAACACACAAAATCGATTCTTCTCAAGACATTCGTTCTAAAAAATGTATGTATGCTTTATTCATGCGCCTCTGTGTAAGTTCGTTCACATCACAGGAATCGGCGAAGTGCCACCAACCGGGATATCCTGGCGCGAAAATTGCTCCCGAATCCACGGCAGATGGAACCGAATTTGTGTGTACACGCCCGGTTGATTCGCCTGTCCACAGCCAAGTCCCGTCGACAGGATGCCAGCCAAACGGCCATCGCAGAACATGCCCGTACCAATGTTACTAGCACAAACGCCCGGTCCAGCCGTCGTCACACCCGCACACATCACCGACTCGCGGATATTTCCCAGATGCACCGCCAACCCGTTACACGTGTCGCGGTTCAGCACGGGCGTGTTGATGAACTGCTGCACCGGTGTTGCAGTGGCGTTGTTCCATCCAACCGCCTGGCAAGCCTGGCCGTCGAATGGCACCTCCTCGTAGAAAGTGGCAAAGTTCAGATTCGGCACCGGTACGATCGGCACGAAGAAGTTCGCGTTCGTACGCAACACCGCCACGTTGTTCTCGAACGTGAACGGGTTGTACTGCGGGTGTACGTAAACCGCGCTAATGCCAATCCGCGGTGCACCGAAGTTGAGCTGCAGCATGCCCGAGATGATCGTGATCTGATTCGCGAACAGCAGCGTGTGCTGTGGCGTCAGGACACACCGGGCCGCAGTCAGGACGTGGTTCTCGTTCAGGATAACACCGCCACAGAACGCGTTGTTCGGTGGAGCTGGCAGTGCAACGGCCACGATCGATGGAAACTGGCCGTTGACGGCGTTCGTGCCACCGGCTATGAACGGCAGAAAAGGATCATAGCCCTCTTCCTCTTCGGCAGCAGCATAAGTACTTCCGTACGCCGGTACGGTACAGGCGAGGGCTGAAAGACACGTTTGAGAGACAAGTTTTGAGAGCGTTCACTCGTCACGGATGCTTCCTCAAAAAGCCTACCGAAAGTCAACGCAACAAACACTACGTTCGATCCTTTCATGGTGCGATGTGCTGCAGGCGGACACTGGCAAAACACTGAAACCCAACTCGATCGAGGTCGGCTATCTCAAGGGCTATCATCGGAGGAGTCCGGTGGCCAGCAGGTGGATGGGCTTCATCACCCCGACTGAGCTGACACCCCAACCCATGCTGATAAGATAACTACCTCAAATTCCCTTGCACCTGCTTAAGCAAACTCGAACCGCCAACGAGCCGTCAGTCACGGTCCAGCTTTGGCAAGATTCGGACTACAGCAAGTGCGCGCGATGCAGAAGACAGTGTTCCTTTTGTGGGCCCTTTTGGCCCTGGCCCAAGTAGCCCTTGGTTCTTCGTTGCCTGAGAATGCCGGACCTCGTATCAACGGTGGTACGGCTGCTCTACCGGGCCAGTTCCCATCGGCGGTCATCCTCGAGACGCCGTATCTGCCCCAAAACTGCATGGCCACGGTGTTGAACCACATGCACGTCCTTACGGCTGCCAGCTGCGTCGTGCACCCGACAACGGGCGTGCTGATCAACCCGTTCTGGTTGCGCATCATCGCCGGAGACATCAACATCGTACAGGTGACGATCAGGCGCGAGGTTCGCGCTGTTGCCCGCAGCTATGTGCACCCGAACTTCAACCGGTTGACGGACAACAACAACCTGGCGGTGTTGCGCGTGAACGAAGCGTTTCCGGAGTTCCACAACACGATCGAACCGGCGTTGATGAACGATCGCCTGCTGCCCGACAACACGCCGTGCCAGTTCGCAGGATGGGGTGCCGCTCAGGACACGGACATAGCTGCTGTCCGTCCGGATCAGTTCGTTATTACGGTGCCCCTGCTGACGACGGCTTCCTGCAATGCGGCTAACGTGCACAACAACCGCGTGCAGCAGACGATGATGTGTGCTGGAACGCT encodes:
- the LOC128722859 gene encoding trypsin 3A1-like, which produces MQWVVFVVCCLAVAIPRVRAETAVDEERSPRLIGGTNAPWGQFPSAVSINTTYNLHCGGSVVDRQHVLTAAQCVFNANQRLIDPYWITVRAGDIALAPVGARRQTRRVSHIFVHPQFNIRTLEHDVAVLRVDRPFDLPSNTINVANRTRRIVPNGAACQFAGWGASTNAVTAPVNVLQRFLPMTVNDRNTCNQGTMHAGRVLESHLCAGNTAASNNAAPCFGNAGTGLYCERALVGLLSFGINCGLANNPPVFTQVRFYNRWIEQQFNQTQSLQPGWTPAVL